In the Colletotrichum lupini chromosome 1, complete sequence genome, one interval contains:
- a CDS encoding hsp90-like protein, which produces MPSTSLPVDKKDSSSARRLSLPRRTTPDSKKSPAKESPVNLPSPRHGLTLDSLKTGRHARAAMADVSKEQSSKSPSDRSRAQTEPFVTKATSPGGAGPDTNLKRSAGVSRASDDVAGGMGGKEPKSKTEYAAGTDDETPPALSESQIQLNRYRERLARDLEKREMATRGLMATTPDKVRVSPIQEESGNSPRTQAGIAGLATTSSNLTTTSTESGNTIRGGMTPGHIAGTPSYPFPRMYTPGYGPGAMNRPFGNMSPTAAAFMAQGMSFEGFGAAQDRVMSGSSTPASALTFLPAGATGQLEGDFPSPNLYDLSLMLNAEPGMDAWWNTVVQIMRDVYKAERVTLAVPADTTDIENVPWGQKATYNEHQEDDLSLGYMARGSSLIPSSAGDIGSEEPPLPEDAARPRMLSRPSLQTRHSFTTYEENRERKGNSNERLLPSRRPAQLGRSKSYFPPGQATEDMAQEPLGPALNQSALAEHDAEEQNVPSWEAPTGAQSDTEGRVLPVLQALDYEADPLIDHGGVMRVLERGKVIALTRSYPYLQNLPEETPAKSRVTANTTSAEAARKKLKRGRIESTQKLSTILSGSSSSWSSSRSHSGDKPSSIISRLSEDEPRPLTPKYEEFEQAPPSPWSQSPAPSPAVRADPNENPFFTDAMVDEDSFNPESAPADYAGMRPPEAIGVDNAWTVLHIPLTHLLLSKPVHPFKLDTTILEQKSHSRSRSEAQDATGGDDDDDAASSPWQRKDKPAPIAILSILSPVIPYPSNLRHSLEYLAPHLATSFSLCRHYTNLETELAGLNRRRPHTAGFGALAADGRPLADPASIGNLSFMASDDMVAQRSLAGSITSPSDYSGVSKSAAGSPLGTPGSMHHAIDKSGFATSPAQVGGDSYFGTKLKPGNSRAEMASATSQRTRRSSKEDSPLDKRQARLSASYKPLNTEPAQTPGESEDLVELNVESRVSTPGGSKRVLSHELKNYLDEIAVLEPRLKSADQRSSDGSHHTLLHSYGADFATSFQSLPPSSSVVSRPVPHTAPTRTGSINVGPVDMPPPSDRLKGLILDSLPAHVFVSLPQSGEIVWVNSRYLTYRGQTVSDLAADPWGSIHPDDRDEYLKAWSHSLRTGEQFSRTVRIKRFDGAYRWFYARAVASRDKRGVMMQFLGSYMDIHDQHIAELKAARQEEIEASEAKHRLLANLIPQIIFTATEDEGITFANEQWLSYTGQSFEDCLGLGFMDFVHPDDLAKCHIPTDRPPTPMPFKFDRTGHQDPASSEATLASLVSGKTQSQMETNLRGIHQALSRNNSSSSSSVYEMPTADLTALARQGIIKVTTDSNGRLSYTTEVRLRSKNGEYRWHLIRCVEIDNIDFGNGASSYFGSATDINDHKLLEAKLKEAMESKSRFLSNMSHEIRTPLIGISGMVSFLQDTILNEEQRDYTNTIQTSANSLLMIINDILDLSKVDAGMMKLKYEWFHTRSLIEDVNELVSTMAIAKRLELNYIVEEDVPAWVKGDKVRIRQVLLNVIGNAIKFTAEGEVFSRCRVHTNKDSTQDQHEIMLEFAIIDTGRGFSKEEADLIFKPFSQIDGSSTRQHGGSGLGLVISRQLVELHGGKMEGSAVPGKGSTFTFTAKFALPTKEDHPDAPLSPESLQPTSNVTQDVAIIRPSKNLPSPTPASTDSPKTDTEFTSPAVASSGSSAPSVQSGVSRATERTSVTSVSSINVGLVHFSEAARASGQDLSQMKLELPSSESSPGKTPTPETSKPTKPEDLKPPMYSILIICPQTHSREATAQHIEMTLPKDVPHQITALDSTEKAQKLLGGEESVNFTHIVLNLPSPEEIIGLMEQITKSTTINNTTILILSDSVQRQAVMRLATDTKYEKLVSENIVTFIYKPVKPSRFAVIFDPDKVRDLSVDRNRSTAQRMVETQKASYQEIGKRMGNKGYKVLLVEDNPVNQKVLQKYLKKVGVEVEVAADGAECTEMVFGHAHNYYSLILCDLHMPRKDGYQACREIRQWEKEQGFKKLPIIALSANVMSDVQDKCVAAGFSDYVTKPVDFIDLSRAMSRFF; this is translated from the exons ATGCCAAGCACGAGCCTTCCAGTAGACAAGAAAGACTCGTCCTCTGCGCGTCGGCTTAGCCTTCCAAGACGAACGACGCCCGATTCGAAAAAGTCGCCTGCCAAAGAATCGCCCGTCAACCTTCCGAGCCCCCGCCATGGACTGACACTCGATTCTTTAAAGACTGGTAGACATGCGCGAGCCGCAATGGCGGATGTGTCCAAGGAGCAGTCTTCAAAGTCGCCCAGCGACCGCTCCAGGGCGCAAACCGAACCCTTCGTCACCAAGGCTACGAGTCCTGGCGGTGCTGGTCCGGATACTAACCTGAAGCGCAGCGCGGGTGTGTCCAGGGCCAGTGATGACGTTGCTGGTGGCATGGGCGGCAAGGAACCAAAAAGTAAAACTGAGTATGCTGCAGGGACCGACGACGAGACGCCACCGGCCCTTTCTGAATCCCAGATACAACTAAATCGATACCGAGAGCGATTGGCACGAGACTTGGAGAAGCGCGAGATGGCGACGAGAGGCTTAATGGCGACAACCCCCGACAAGGTGCGCGTCTCACCAATCCAGGAGGAAAGTGGCAACTCGCCGCGCACACAGGCTGGAATCGCGGGCTTGGCAACGACATCGTCCAATCTAACCACAACGTCAACGGAGTCCGGCAACACCATACGTGGCGGCATGACGCCCGGTCATATCGCGGGAACTCCTTCTTACCCCTTCCCGCGCATGTATACGCCGGGGTACGGCCCGGGCGCGATGAATCGACCATTCGGGAACATGTCCCCTACTGCGGCCGCTTTCATGGCGCAGGGTATGTCGTTCGAGGGTTTCGGCGCCGCTCAAGATAGGGTCATGTCCGGCTCATCAACACCAGCATCGGCCCTTACCTTTCTCCCCGCCGGAGCCACTGGCCAACTGGAGGGCGATTTCCCAAGCCCAAACCTCTATGATCTGTCGCTGATGCTCAATGCCGAGCCGGGAATGGATGCGTGGTGGAACACCGTCGTTCAAATCATGAGAGACGTCTACAAAGCCGAGAGAGTGACACTTGCTGTGCCGGCTGACACCACCGATATCGAGAACGTGCCCTGGGGTCAGAAGGCAACGTACAACGAGCACCAGGAGGACGACCTCAGCCTCGGATACATGGCAAGGGGAAGCAGTTTGATACCCAGTAGCGCCGGCGACATTGGCTCGGAAGAGCCTCCTTTACCCGAAGATGCGGCACGACCCAGGATGTTGTCTCGACCCAGTCTCCAAACTCGGCACTCATTCACGACATATGAGGAGAATAGGGAACGAAAAGGAAACAGCAATGAGAGGCTCTTGCCCTCACGCCGACCTGCGCAACTGGGCAGAAGCAAAAGCTACTTCCCGCCTGGCCAGGCGACCGAGGACATGGCCCAAGAGCCACTCGGGCCAGCTTTGAACCAATCTGCACTCGCTGAGCATGACGCTGAAGAGCAGAACGTACCGAGCTGGGAGGCTCCAACTGGCGCTCAATCCGACACAGAGGGTAGAGTGCTTCCTGTGCTTCAAGCTCTGGATTACGAGGCTGATCCTCTCATCGACCACGGCGGTGTCATGCGTGTTCTTGAACGAGGCAAGGTCATCGCACTGACAAGAAGTTACCCCTATCTTCAGAACTTGCCAGAGGAGACGCCAGCCAAGTCAAGAGTGACAGCCAACACGACCTCGGCTGAGGCAGCAAGGAAAAAGCTGAAGAGGGGCCGAATCGAGTCTACACAAAAGCTTTCGACGATTTTGAGTGGTTCAAGTTCCTCCTGGAGCTCTAGCCGTAGTCACAGCGGTGACAAGCCATCTAGCATAATTTCGCGACTTTCCGAGGACGAGCCACGCCCACTCACCCCCAAATACGAGGAGTTTGAACAGGCACCGCCATCGCCTTGGTCCCAATCCCCGGCGCCGTCTCCAGCCGTGCGGGCAGATCCGAACGAGAACCCCTTCTTCACTGATGCCATGGTCGATGAGGACTCTTTCAACCCCGAGTCTGCACCTGCAGACTACGCAGGAATGCGACCTCCTGAAGCTATTGGCGTGGATAACGCATGGACAGTCCTTCACATTCCGTTGACGCATCTACTGCTTTCAAAGCCTGTCCATCCCTTCAAGCTTGACACAACCATCCTGGAGCAAAAATCTCACTCTCGCAGCCGCAGTGAAGCCCAGGACGCTACTGGCggcgatgatgatgacgatgCTGCCTCATCCCCATGGCAGCGCAAAGATAAGCCCGCGCCTATTGCTATTCTGTCGATTCTCAGTCCCGTCATCCCATATCCATCAAACCTTCGCCATTCACTAGAGTATCTTGCCCCGCACCTAGCAACCTCCTTTTCTCTATGTCGTCATTATACGAATTTGGAGACAGAGCTTGCTGGTCTCAACCGGCGCAGGCCTCACACTGCCGGGTTCGGCGCGCTTGCTGCCGACGGGCGTCCCCTAGCAGACCCTGCCAGCATCGGCAATCTAAGCTTTATGGCCTCTGATGACATGGTGGCCCAACGTTCGCTCGCGGGCAGCATTACCAGTCCCAGCGATTACTCAGGTGTCTCCAAGAGTGCTGCTGGCTCCCCACTTGGCACGCCTGGTTCCATGCATCATGCCATTGACAAGTCTGGATTTGCGACCAGTCCTGCGCAAGTTGGGGGAGACAGCTACTTTGGCACCAAGCTGAAGCCGGGCAATTCGAGGGCTGAGATGGCTTCTGCGACTTCTCAGAGGACAAGAAGAAGTTCAAAGGAAGATTCGCCACTGGACAAGCGCCAAGCTCGTCTCTCCGCTTCATACAAGCCTCTTAACACGGAGCCTGCTCAGACGCCTGGGGAGAGTGAAGACCTGGTCGAGCTCAACGTCGAAAGCCGAGTATCGACGCCGGGAGGTTCCAAGAGAGTGCTCTCCCACGAACTCAAGAATTATCTCGACGAAATCGCTGTGCTCGAACCTCGACTCAAGTCAGCTGACCAGAGAAGTTCCGACGGCAGTCATCACACTCTCTTGCATTCCTACGGTGCCGACTTTGCGACGAGCTTCCAATCGCTACCACCTAGCTCAAGTGTGGTCAGTAGACCGGTACCCCACACTGCTCCGACTCGAACAGGCTCCATAAATGTTGGCCCAGTAGACATGCCACCGCCATCAGATCGTCTCAAGGGTCTCATACTAGACTCTTTGCCTGCTCACGTCTTTGTCTCGCTGCCGCAGTCAGGCGAAATCGTCTGGGTCAATAGtcgctaccttacctaccgcGGTCAGACAGTCTCTGATCTGGCTGCCGATCCTTGGGGCAGCATTCACCCAGACGACAGAGATGAATATCTGAAGGCATGGAGCCATTCCTTACGCACTGGTGAACAGTTCTCGAGGACTGTTCGCATCAAACGCTTTGATGGGGCCTACCGATGGTTCTATGCTCGTGCTGTTGCGTCCCGCGATAAACGTGGAGTCATGATGCAATTCCTCGGCTCCTACATGGATATCCATGACCAACATATTGCGGAACTTAAGGCTGCACGGCAAGAGGAGATTGAGGCCTCAGAAGCAAAGCACAGACTTCTGGCCAATCTCATCCCTCAAATCATATTCACTGCAACTGAGGACGAAGGTATTACTTTTGCCAACGAGCAATGGCTGTCGTACACGGGGCAGAGTTTCGAAGACTGCCTCGGCCTGGGTTTCATGGACTTTGTGCATCCTGATGACCTGGCCAAATGCCACATACCCACAGACAGACCACCAACGCCGATGCCCTTCAAGTTCGATCGTACAGGGCACCAAGACCCGGCGTCATCTGAGGCGACGTTGGCCAGCCTTGTATCGGGCAAAACGCAAAGCCAGATGGAAACCAACCTTCGAGGCATCCACCAAGCCTTGTCACGGAATAACAGCTCGAGCAGTAGCTCGGTCTACGAGATGCCCACCGCCGATTTGACGGCTTTGGCCAGGCAGGGTATTATCAAAGTGACAACCGACAGCAACGGCAGACTATCATACACGACCGAGGTGCGGTTACGATCCAAGAATGGAGAGTACAGATGGCACCTAATCCGGTGCGTCGAGATCGACAACATTGACTTTGGAAATGGAGCCAGCTCCTACTTTGGCTCAGCTACGGACATCAACGACCACAAACTACTTGAAGCCAAACTCAAGGAGGCTATGGAGTCTAAGAGTAGATTCCTGAGCAACATGTCGCACGAGATCCGGACGCCACTCATTGGGATTTCAGGAATGGTCAGCTTCCTGCAAGACACCATTCTCAACGAAGAGCAGCGAGACTACACCAACACCATTCAGACGAGTGCTAACAGTCTGTTGATGATCATCAATGACATTCTGGATTTGTCGAAGGTCGATGCCGGAATGATGAAGCTCAAATACGAATGGTTTCATACCCGCTCTCTCATTGAGGATGTCAATGAGTTGGTCTCCACCATGGCTATTGCTAAAAGGCTAGAGCTGAATTACATCGTGGAGGAGGATGTTCCGGCTTGGGTCAAGGGCGATAAGGTTCGGATTCGCCAAGTGCTCCTTAACGTCATTGGCAATGCCATCAAGTTCACTGCCGAGGGAGAGGTCTTCAGTCGATGCAGGGTCCATACCAACAAAGATTCGACCCAGGACCAGCACGAGATCATGCTCGAGTTCGCCATCATTGACACAGGCCGCGGTTTCTCTAAGGAGGAGGCAGATCTCATCTTCAAGCCATTCAGTCAAATTGATGGAAGCAGCACCCGACAGCATGGCGGAAGTGGTCTTGGACTAGTCATTTCGAGACAGTTGGTGGAACTGCACGGAGGTAAGATGGAAGGTAGCGCTGTCCCTGGAAAAGGGTCAACGTTCACCTTCACTGCCAAGTTTGCTTTGCCGACAAAGGAGGATCATCCTGATGCACCCTTGAGTCCTGAGAGCTTGCAACCCACTTCCAATGTGACTCAAGATGTGGCTATTATCCGCCCTTCAAAGAACTTGCCCTCACCTACGCCCGCATCAACAGACAGCCCCAAGACTGACACTGAGTTCACGTCGCCTGCTGTTGCTTCTAGCGGAAGTTCAGCTCCATCGGTCCAGTCTGGCGTCTCTCGGGCTACGGAGCGTACGTCCGTTACGTCCGTGTCCTCGATCAACGTTGGACTGGTTCACTTCAGCGAAGCAGCAAGAGCAAGTGGCCAAGATCTGTCGCAGATGAAGCTCGAGCTACCTTCCAGCGAGTCTTCACCAGGCAAAACGCCTACACCCGAGACCTCCAAACCGACAAAGCCTGAAGACTTGAAGCCTCCAATGTACTCCATCCTCATCATCTGCCCTCAGACTCATAGTCGTGAAGCCACGGCACAACACATCGAGATGACTCTGCCCAAGGATGTGCCTCATCAAATCACAGCACTAGACTCTACCGAAAAGGCGCAGAAGTTGCTTGGGGGAGAGGAGTCTGTCAATTTCACTCACATCGTCCTCAACTTGCCGTCTCCAGAGGAGATTATCGGCCTCATGGAGCAGATTACAAAGTCGACTACCATCAACAATACGACAATCCTCATTCTATCAGACTCAGTTCAACGGCAAGCCGTAATGAGACTTGCGACAGATACGAAGTATGAGAAACTTGTGTCAGAAAACATTGTCACTTTCATCTACAAACCTGTCAAGCCATCGAGGTTTGCCGTCATCTTTGATCCTGACAAGGTCCGCGATCTGAGCGTTGATCGGAACCGCTCAACTGCGCAACGTATGGTTGAAACTCAGAAGGCGAGTTACCAGGAGATTGGAAAACGTATGGGCAACAAAGGGTATAAGGTGCTACTGGTTGAAGACAACCCTGTGAACCAGAAGGTTCTACAGAAGTACTTGAAGAAGGTTGGCGTGGAGGTTGAAGTGGCCGCCGATGGTGCCGAGTGCACCGAAATGGTGTTTGGTCACGCCCACAACTACTACTCCTTGATACTC TGCGACTTGCATATGCCACGCAAAGATGGCTACCAGGCCTGCCGAGAAATTCGACAATGGGAGAAAGAGCAAGGGTTCAAGAAGCTTCCCATCATTGCGCTTTCGGCCAATGTCATGTCCGATGTTCAGGACAAATGCGTTGCGGCCGGGTTCAGCGACTACGTCACCAAGCCCGTCGACTTCATTGATCTCAGCAGAGCCATGTCCAGGTTCTTCTGA